TCTCGTCTTCTTCAATCAGTTTGATCAGAGAGCATTTTACGGCTCAGCTTCCATGATTATTGGTGCATCCATGTGCACGTGGCTGTGACAGACATTTCCATATGCCAGGTAAGCTGATTGTAGACCAGATTCAAGGGAGAGCAGCGAGGCACAGGCCAGCTCTGGACTGAATCTGAATCAATAAATGGAAATGAAGAAGAACATTGAGGTTACAGAGGGACAAGGGAAAGGAAGTTGGCttaaataacaaaaagaaaacaaaaacaaaagaaaaacacaggatTGATCACAAAGGgatgaggagaaggaggagaagctGTGGAAGCGCTGCAGTGCAGCCGGTGCTGACAGCACCTGCAGGGGGTGAGCCGCCAGACCAACAAACTGGGACACATTTGTCTCCAAAGCATCCCAGTGGACTCAGGAGCTCCCGAATCTCCGCACTCTTACTACACACCATTTCACCTGCTTCCCTGCAGCATGTTCACCATGTTTGTTGCCACACTGTTCAGctagaaaacagaaacagggTCTGTTTAGTGTGTGATTGGGGTTAGATGTCACCTTCAGGACAGCAGCTGGATTTATCCTCTTGCTCAGTTTAGGATGACGATGAAGAATTAGCTGACGCGCTGTCTGACTTCATCCCTCTGGTGCAGGACAGAAACTTGCATTCATTTTGACCATTATCATCTTCTTCAGCTGAACTCCAGTAAAACCAAATTAACATTGCAAGATTGTTGTTGTCATCAGCTTTGGTGGATGTTTGAGATCTTGGAGTGGACTTTTGCTTAATACACTGTTTCAGGTAGTTTGCTTTCAGATAAAATATGCATAAAACCACCTTTACTGACAGCAGCTATACAGCGAGGTAAGCTGCACACACTTTTAACGTCAGCATAAAATTATGTCAAAGAGAGGAAATCAGCTACTTATACACTGTGGTCATCCCTGAGACCAGAAACAACCCATTGGTGTTCTTGGGTCATTAATCCAATATATGTTTATTGGTATCAGTATTTATAACAGCTGTTAAAggaaccttctttttttttcaaagttaaGAAAAGAtgggagaaacacccttcaccACACTGAGTGTTGATGTTGCATAGTTCATCCACCAGAGGGCTCCCTGCAGCTTCTCTGTTGGAAGCAGCCTCAGAGCGTAAACGagtaaacaagtaaataaatacaaataacaaATGTTAGGTGAATTTGTTCATGTTTTGTGACTGAACAGAAAAATATATCTGATATATTATATGAGAACATCAGTAGAACATCAGtatctacattttttttatcacacGTTATCTTTTGGCGTTATAATCATCACGTGCTTTCAGCTTGCCAGCGTGTGGTTTGTCGTGGTGAACCTTATAGCTTCAGGGCTTTTGCTCGGCCAAATTATGAATCCCaagattgtttttttctctggaggaattattaaagatattttgctgagaaaaaatatttatcGGTTTCAACTAAGCATTtgcaaatgaataaataaggGCAAAAAACAAGTAAGTTTAAACCTTGCAGTACATACTGCCAATCCCATAAGTGgcttcataaaaaaataatcaggcTAAGCTCCATAAAGGGCCAGACAAAGAGAACATGTTGGATATTTACGGTGATGTGACTCAGAAAGACCAAACCGAGGCACCGCACAAGTTCATATATGTAGAAATGAAAAGGTTTCTAATCAGTTTGCTTTGAGTTGACAATGTCTTTGAAAACTGTAGTTGCTCCTGTGCACTCTTCATTCTTGGGTTTTGCAGGGATCTAAAGAAAGAATAACCGTGTTATTAATACGATTAGCACTCATACTCACAATACTTCTACTACTGCTAATAATAATCTGACCATTTTCCTGttaatataaaacatatttggTTTTGTAAAATTTCCAGTACCGACTGATATATGAAGTGCAGTTCATAAATCAGTCCAGATGACAAAGCTGTTGATGTTCTCTCATGTTGTACGCTGCTCAAACAACTTAAAGGAAgactttttaatcagagtacTGCATGAAGTCTGTTAACATCTGGGATACTGATCAGGTTATTTAAGTAGCAGACAGcgttgttaatcagtttcagctggtttggtgttaatgaaattGACAACAGGTGCATTAAAGATGCAACAATGAGACAACATCCAAAACAGGAATGGTTTTACAGGTATACTACTGGAATTTTTCCCCTCCTCCTTATTTCTGACTGGTTTTTCACTGGTTTTTGCATTTGGCTGGGGTCAGTGTCGTTACTCATAGCATGAAGTGCTATctggaccctacagaggttgCATAGGTAGTCCACATCAGTATGTTTCCCAGCACAATCTCAAGAACATGGAAGAGATTCTATAAGACAGGCAGTTACTCTAGGAGAGCTAGACAGGGCTGCAGAAAGTCGTTAACCTATCAGCAGGTCTGTTGTTTGCTCCTTTGTAGAAGGAGGAACAGAATGAGAACTGCCAAAGCTACAAAGTGATGTCCAACAGGACACAGTGTGAATGCCTCTGACTAAACAATCACAATCAGACTTCATGAGGGTGATCTGAGTGCCTGACATTCACTAGTGTACCCTGTGCTCACTGCTCAGCACTGTGGAGCCACATTGGTACTTTCCATATAATACTGGCAGATCCACCACTTGTGTGCTGTGCTTTTAACAGATGAGAGAAGGGTCTGGAGAAGCTGTGGAGAACATTATACTGCCTGTAACATCGTTCAGCATGAACGGTTTAGTGGTGGGTTAGCGGTGGTCTGGGGAGGTATATTCTTGGAGCGACGCAGACCTCTAAAGGCTGGGCAACGGCACATGACTGCTATTAGGTATCGGGATAGAGTCGTTGGATCCACTGTAAAACCCTCTGCTGGTGCAGTGGGTGCTGGGTTCCTCCTGCTGCAAACAGTGTCTGGGTTCATGTGGCTAGAGAATGCAGCTAGTTcctggaaggaggttttggtaCCATTGATTGGCCCCCATGCTCACCTAACCTAAATCCAGTAGAGCACCTGTGGGACAATATGCTTCAGTCCATCCAACACAGTCAGGTTGCACCTCAGATTGTCCTCTGTGATGCTCTGGTCCAGATTTAGGAGGAGATCCCCCAGGAAACCGTTCATATTCTCATTAGGAGCATGTCCCAACATTATCATGCATGATTTCAAGCACATGAAGGCCAGTGTATTACCACATCTTAAATGATAATCAGAAGTTTTTTCGAGTGACGGCATTACCTGGTTGCACACAGCTTTCCCGTAGCGTATGAAAGTGGCAAAGTGCTCGCAGTTTAGAGTAAAAAGGTTATATGGAAGGGATTGATTGAGAAGGGCGTCACGGCGTAGCCTCATATCCTCAGGTGCTGAAGGTGTGAAGGCATGGCGATTGTTACTGACCAACGCATGGGCTCCATGTGGGACATTGACCTCACCAACAGGGACTCTGCGAATCTTGGTTTCTCCAAGGAGGAGGTCCCCACATACTGGCATGATTTTTTGCAGATAAGTACGAACAGTTGTCATTAGTTGCTTCTcatcttggaaaaaaaaaggaaacaagaaaTGTTAGTGTTATAATTTGCCTGTTTAATGAATGCAATGAACACACATGTTTTACTCACCTGCAACCGCAAAATGGATTACATGTCCATCGTCATCATAGATGGCCCAGTGCGAATATCCGAGTGGGTAGGAAAACTCAATCAAGTCTCCAAATTTTGCAGTGGATACAATGTTATCAATCTGTGTTAATAACAGTTAATAATTAGAATAAAAGAAGCAAGTAGTGACACATCTCCACCCACTACCACTCCCCGTGTACCCAGATAACAGGTTCAGCTACATTACAGAAAGTGGCtgacacatttgtttttttagtaCAGGCAATCTGCTTGTCAGAGGTAAAACTTACCCAGTTTCAGTCAGCATCTGAATACATTTAATGTTGCAGAACTATTATACTGTATTTGTATTATTtgccagacaggctggtttGAGTTTTTCAGAAAATGCGGATTTTCTGGGATTTTTCCATACAGCTGTCTTTAGTGTTTACAGAGAGTGTGAGCGGTGGTTCCCTGTTTCAAAGTAGCGGTCAAAATACTTTGAACTGATAGAAAGGCAACAGCAACTCAAATACCAGCagaggtatgcagaagagcacctCTAAAGGCACAACACATAAAACcttaaagcagatgggct
This window of the Maylandia zebra isolate NMK-2024a linkage group LG16, Mzebra_GT3a, whole genome shotgun sequence genome carries:
- the LOC101469077 gene encoding phospholipase A and acyltransferase 2, yielding MNYQQQIDNIVSTAKFGDLIEFSYPLGYSHWAIYDDDGHVIHFAVADEKQLMTTVRTYLQKIMPVCGDLLLGETKIRRVPVGEVNVPHGAHALVSNNRHAFTPSAPEDMRLRRDALLNQSLPYNLFTLNCEHFATFIRYGKAVCNQIPAKPKNEECTGATTVFKDIVNSKQTD